The genomic segment AGTACGTCCGGACGTGGTGCTCTGCGACATCATCATGCCCGAAAAGGACGGCTACGAGGTCTGCGACTTTATCAAGAGAAACGCGTCCCTATCCCACATACCGGTCCTGCTCTTGACGGGTGCTTTCGAGCCCTTCGACCAGGAGCGCGCGGCGCGAGTGGGCTGTGATGGCTTTCTGGCCAAGCCGTTCGAGCCGGAGACGCTCATCGCCAAGGTCAAGGATCTGTTGAAGAAGGCGGCCTCCCGAACCGTGTCGTCCGCCGGGCTGCGCACCCCACCGGTCGTTGCCGAGCCCTTCCCGGTCCCGCCTCGGGAGCCCGAGCCCAGCCCCCCGGCCACGAGCTCGTTCCCCCCGGGTCCGCCCGCGCGACCGCCCGAGCTGATACCGTTCCCGACGGCGGCCGTCCGCCCCCCAGGGATCGAGCCACCCCCCGCCCCGCCTTCCCCTCCGGAGGTGAGGTTCATCCCGGACGAGCCGTTTGGAGACCTGGACGGTGCTACGTTCGCCCCCGACACCGCCACCGCCTCCTTCGGGGCTCCCCCCGTCGAGCGCCGGACTTTCCCCGTCGCGGAAGAGGCGGCGGCAACGCGGGACCTGCTGCCGATGACGCCCGAGGAGTCCGAGAGTCTGGCCGCACCCGCCGCCCCCTCCGATTCCGCGAACACGGTCATGTTCAAAGCGGGGGCCGTCTCCTGGTCAGCCCCGCTGGCCGAGCCGCCAACCGCCGCCGCCCCGCCTCCCTCGCCCCCCGCGGCCGCAGAGCCCGAGTTTGAGGAGGTGGTCGACGAGGACGTAGTGGGATTCCCCGGTGCTTTCGGGGCGTCTCCCGCCCCCGCTGCCTTCGAGCCGCCCGCAGCCGCGCCGCCTCCTCCGCCCGCCGCGCCGCCTGCGCTGGCCACCTCCGCCCCCGAACCTCGCATGATCTCGGGGGCAGGGAGCGTCCCCGGGCCCACCGGGCCACGGGCTCCCGCTCCGCCCTGGGCGGCCGCGGAAGCGGCTCCGTCATTCGCGGATGTGGCGGGGGACGAGGTGTTGGCCGTGAACACCGCAGCCGTGGCCGCCTCCGTGGCGGCCGAGGTAGCAGTTCCCGTGGACATGGTCGCCCAGATCGCCCAGCGCGTCGTCGCCCAGATCTCCGAGAGAGTCGTCGCCCAGATCGCCTGGGAGGTCATCCCCGACTTGGCCGAGGCCATGCTCAAGAAAGAGATCGAGCGCCTCAAGGCCGAGCTGCAGCGGACCTAGGGCGCGGGCTTCCCAGCCCGGGCCGCCGCGCTCAGAATAAGGGGCCGACCCCTCTCATGCCCGCCCCGCGGACGAGACAATGACTGGAGATATGTCCAAAGAGCCGCTCGCGAAGGCCTACGAACCGAAGGAGGTGGAGGCGCGCTGGTACCGCTTCTGGGACGAGGGCGGTTTCTTCCGCGCCAACCCGGAATCCGGCAAACCGCCCTTCGCCATCGTCATCCCGCCCCCGAATGTAACGGGCTCCCTCCATATTGGCCACGCCTTCACCCTCACCCTGCAGGATGTGATCGTGCGCTGGAAGCGAATGTGCGGCCACGACACGCTCTGGCTGCCGGGACTGGACCATGCCGGCATCGCCACCCAGCTGGTGGTGGAGCGGCAGCTTGCCCGGGAGGGCAAGCGGAAAGAGGACTTAGGGCGGGCCAGCTTCGAGGCGAGGGTCTGGGAGTGGAAGGCGGAGAGCGGGGGCAAGATTCTGAACCAACTCCGCCTCATGGGCTACTCCCTGGACTGGACGCGGCTGCGCTTCACTCTCGACCCCCAACTCTCGCGGGCCGTGCGCGAGGTCTTCGTCTCCCTCTACGAGGCCGGGCTCATCTACCGCGGCGACTACATCGTGAACTGGTGCCCACGCTGCGGTACGGCTTTGTCGGATCTGGAGGTCGAGACCGAGGCCGAGAGCGGAAGCTTGTGGCACATCCGCTACCCGGGGGCGGATGGCGGGCCCGGCGTCGTGGTCGCGACCACGCGCCCCGAGACCCTGCTCGGGGACACCGCGGTGGCGGTTCATCCCGACGACGAGCGTCACCGGGCCCTCCTGGGCGGGAAGGTGATCCTGCCCATCCTGCATCGTCCCATCCCGGTGGTGGGGGACTCCTTCGTCGACCCGGAGTTCGGGACGGGGGCAGTCAAGGTCACCCCCGCCCACGATCCGAATGACTTCCTGGCTGCCCAGCGGCTGGGCCTGCCCGCCATAAACATTATGGACGAGCGGGGAGTCCTCAACGAGAACGCCGGACCCTACGCGGGTCAGGACCGCTTTCAGGCCCGGGAGGCGATCGTCCGCCAGCTCGCGGCGGAAGGACTCCTGGTGAAGACGGTCCCGCACTCGGTGCCCTTGGGGCGCTGCCAGCGCTGTCAGACGGTGGTGGAGCCCCGGCTCTCCCGGCAGTGGTTCGTGAAGATGGCCCCCCTGGCGGAGCCAGCCATCAAGGCGGTGGAGGACGGGCGCATCGTCTTCGTGCCCGCGAGCACGGCTAAGACCTACTTTGAGTGGATGCGGAACATCCGTGATTGGTGCATCAGTCGGCAGCTCTGGTGGGGGCACCGCATCCCGGCCTGGACGTGCGGGGCCTGCTCCCGGCTGACGGTGGCGCGCCAAGACCCCGCGACCTGCCCCCACTGCGGCGGGAAGGAACTCACCCAGGAAAGTGACGTCCTGGACACTTGGTTCTCCTCCGCCCTCTTTCCCTTCTCCACCCTGGGCTGGCCGGACCAGACCCGCGATCTCGAGCGCTACTACCCCAACAACGTGATGATGACCGGGTTCGACATCATCTTCTTCTGGGTAGCCCGGATGATCGTGATGGGGCTGCGCTTCAAAGATGACGTGCCCTTCCGGCGCGTCTTCTTCAACGGTCTGGTCCGTGATGACAAGGGCGTGAAGATGTCCAAGACCCGGGGCAACGACGTGGACCCGCTGGAGCTTGTCGCCAAGCACGGGACGGACGCCGTTCGCTTCACCCTTACCGCCCTGGCCGCGCCGGGGACCGACCCTTCACTCTCCGAAGCGCGTCTGCTGGGCTATAAGGCCTTCGTCAACAAGCTCTGGAACGCCTCGCGCTTCGTGCTCATGAACCTGGACGGCGACCGGGCCCCTTACTCGTTCTCCCAGCTCCCCCTGGCCAGCCAATGGATCCTTGGCGAACTGAACAACACGGCGGGGCTGGTGCAGGAAGCCCTGGAGGAGTTTAGGTTCGATCTGGCCGCCAACACCTTGTATCACTTCGTCTGGAGTGAGCTCTGCGACTGGTACATCGAGATCTCCAAGGTCCTCTTGGCCGATCCAAAGCACGGTCCCGAGACCCGGACCGTCCTTCTAGAAGTGCTCGAGGGATCGCTGCGACTCTTGCATCCGATCATGCCCTACGTCACGGAAGAGATCTGGCAACGGCTCCCCCACGACGGAGACTCGATCATGGTCGCGCCCTTTCCGCAGAGGCGGGAGCTGGCCCTTGCCGGCAAGCGGATGAGCGATCTCATCGATCTGGTGACCGCCATTAGAACCATTCGGGCGACCTACGAGGTGGATCCGAAACGGCGCATCGACGTCACGCTCCTGGCCCCGGCCGCGACCGGCTTCGCCTTTCTCGAGGAGCAGCGCCCGTTGATATCGGCCCTTTGTCGGATAGAGCATCTCAGGATCGTGTCGCAAGCGGCGAGGTCCCGGCAGACGATCGTCCAGCCGGTGGGGGAATTCGAGATCCACATCCCCATGGCCGGGCTCTTCGACCTCGCGGCGGAAAGGAGCCGGCTGACCAAGGAGCGCCTGAAGATCGACGGGGAGCTCGGGAGCCTAAGCGCTCGGCTGGGCAACCCGCAGTTCGTAGAGCGCGCAAAACCCGAGGTGGTCGAGGAGAGCCGGGCGCGGGTGGCGGAGCTCGAGGCCCGAAAGCGCAGGGTGGAGGAGATGCTCCGCGAACTCGGGGGCGAGGCCCAATGAGTGACCCCCCGGCCCCATGACCCTCGAGCTCCCCGACGTCGCGGCCCTCGTGCGACGGGCCCTGGCCGAGGACTTGGGGGGCCGTGATTTGACCACGGAGGCGGTCGTGCCCCCCGACCTCCGGGCCCGGGGCGTGCTGCTGGCAAAGCAAGACCTGGTCGTCTCGGGCCTGGACGCCGCCGGGGCCACATTCCAAGCTCTGGACGGAACGATGTCCTTCGCGCCCCGGGCCGGGGAGGGTGAGCGCGTCCCCGCCGGAAGCATCCTCGCCCTCGTGTCCGGCCCGGCCCGCGGGATCCTGACCGGGGAACGCGTGGCCCTGAACTTCCTTCAGCGCCTCTCGGGGGTGGCCACTCTCACGCGTCGCTTCGTGGAGGCAGTGGCGGGAACGGGCGTGCGCATCCGCGACACCCGCAAGACGACGCCGTTCTTGCGCGCGCTGGAGAAGAGGGCCGTGGGGGCGGGAGGGGGAGAGGCCCACCGCGCGGACCTCGCCGCCGGTATCCTCGTCAAGGACAACCATGTGCGTCTGGCCGGCGGGGTCGCCGAGGCGACCCGGCGCGCGGTGGCGGAGGCGGGAGCGCGTCCCGTCGAGGTGGAGGTGGAGCGGATCGAGCAGATCGAGGACGCCCTGGGGGCGGGCGCGACCATGCTCCTGCTCGACAACTTCACGGCCCCCGATGTCCGCCGGGCGGTCGCGCTCATCGGGCACCGGGTGCCGGTGGAGGTCTCGGGAGGGGTGACCCTGGCCACGGTCCGCTCCTATGCAGAGGCCGGGCCGGATTACATCGCGGTGGGAGCGCTGACCCATTCCGCGCCCGCTGCCGACATCTCGCTCGAAATCGAGGGGGCGTGACCACTACCACGGAGCGGCTCCGGGGTTTTCTCCAGGCGAGGGGAGGCGCCTGGACGGGGCCCATCGAGCATTTCCCGAGCCTGGGCTCCACCAACGATCTCTTGAAGGAGCGGGCCCGGGCGGGCGCCCCGGAATGGAGCGTGCTCCTGGCCGACGAGCAAACGGCGGGGCGGGGGAGGCAGGGCCATGCCTGGGCCTCGCCTCCGGGGGGGCTCTATCTCTCGGTTCTGATGCGGCCCCGTTTCCGCCCCGGTGGTCTCATCCCCCTCGCGGCGGGGGTGGCGGTGGCAGACGCGCTCGCCGACCAAGGGCTGAGCGCCCAGCTCAAGTGGCCGAATGATGTCCTGATCGGCGAACGCAAGCTCGGGGGAATCCTCGCGGAATCGGCGGCCGGCGTTGCAGGCTTGGAATGGGTCGTGGTCGGGGTGGGGATCAATCTCGAGCTTCCCCCCGCGGGCCTGCCCGCGGGGGTGAGAGCGACCGCCACTTCCTTCCGGGCCGAAACCGGCACCGCCTGCGATGCCGCCGCCCTGGGGGCGGGGGTTCTGGCGGGTTTGGCCGTCTGGTATGATGACTTGATTCGAGGGGAGCCTGCGGCCCTGCTGGCCGCGTGGCGCGCGCGCTCCGTACCCTGGTGGGGGCGGGCGGTGGAGGCTCGCTCGGCCGCGGGTGCCGCCATCCGGGGCTTGGCGCGCGACGTGGACGAGGGGGGCGCGCTTCTCCTCGAACTCGAAGATGGGTCCCGGGTGCCGGTCATTGCCGGCGAAGTCCGGGAGTTGCGGCTGAGGGACCCCGGTTCTCGATGAGCGTGCTCCTCACCATCGACGTCGGTAACACCAACACCGTGCTCGGGCTTCACCAGGGGGCCGAGCTCAAGGCTCACTGGCGTCTCACCACCCGCCGGGAACAGACCGCCGACGAGTATGGCATCCTGGTCCGCAACCTCTTCGCCACCTCCGACCTCGCACCGGGGCAGATTGAGGGCGTGGCCTTGGCGAGCGTCGTGCCGCCCTTGACCCCCGTCCTGGTGGCTCTGTCTCGCGAGTACCTGGGCCACGACCCGCTCGTGATCGAGCCCGGCGTTCGCACGGGGATGCCGATCCTGTACGAGCCGCCCGGGGACGTGGGCGCGGACCGCATCGTCAACGGGGTGGCTGCGTTCGCCGCCTATGGCGGTCCCGTGATCGTGGTCGACTTCGGGACCGCCACTACCTTTGACGTCGTGACCAAGAAGGGCGAATACGCAGGGGGCGTCATCTGTCCCGGCATCGGGATCAGCGCGGACGCGCTGTTTCAACGGGCGGCCCGACTGCCCCGGGTGGATGTGCGCCATCCAGGTCGAGTGGTGGGGAAATCCACGGTGGGCTCCATCCAGTCCGGCTTGTACTTCGGCTACGCGGAGATGGTGGAGGGTCTCATCCGTCGGATCCGCACCGAGCTACAGGAGCCGGTCAAGGCGGTGGCCACGGGCGGCCTGGCCGAGACCCTGGCCGGCGATATTCCTTCCATTGAAGCCGTGGACCCCGTGCTCACCTTGACCGGGCTGCGCCTGATCTGGGACCGCAACCGGACGCCCGCGCGGTAGCCGCGGCCCGTGACCCTCCCCGATGCCGAGGCTTCGTACTACCAGACGATAGAGGAGTTCTTCGTCTCCCGTCGCGGGGACCCGCTCCTGCTCTCGAACGCAGATTGGCTCCTCATTAGAAGATGGCGGATGGCGGGAATCCCCCTGCGGGTAGTCCTCCGGGGAATCGCGGATGCTCTGGACAGCCACGCTTTGTCGTGGAGCCGGGACCGCAAGGTGGGGAGCCTCGCCTATTGCGCCAGCGAGGTGGACGCCGCCCGCGACCGCTGGTCACGGTCGCTCTCCCTGGGAGCGGAGATCGACGTCAACGCCGTGCTCGAGGGGTTCG from the Vicinamibacteria bacterium genome contains:
- a CDS encoding response regulator; protein product: MGKKILLADDSITIQKVIELTFSDEDFDVVTVGNGRLAVEKVQEVRPDVVLCDIIMPEKDGYEVCDFIKRNASLSHIPVLLLTGAFEPFDQERAARVGCDGFLAKPFEPETLIAKVKDLLKKAASRTVSSAGLRTPPVVAEPFPVPPREPEPSPPATSSFPPGPPARPPELIPFPTAAVRPPGIEPPPAPPSPPEVRFIPDEPFGDLDGATFAPDTATASFGAPPVERRTFPVAEEAAATRDLLPMTPEESESLAAPAAPSDSANTVMFKAGAVSWSAPLAEPPTAAAPPPSPPAAAEPEFEEVVDEDVVGFPGAFGASPAPAAFEPPAAAPPPPPAAPPALATSAPEPRMISGAGSVPGPTGPRAPAPPWAAAEAAPSFADVAGDEVLAVNTAAVAASVAAEVAVPVDMVAQIAQRVVAQISERVVAQIAWEVIPDLAEAMLKKEIERLKAELQRT
- a CDS encoding valine--tRNA ligase, which gives rise to MSKEPLAKAYEPKEVEARWYRFWDEGGFFRANPESGKPPFAIVIPPPNVTGSLHIGHAFTLTLQDVIVRWKRMCGHDTLWLPGLDHAGIATQLVVERQLAREGKRKEDLGRASFEARVWEWKAESGGKILNQLRLMGYSLDWTRLRFTLDPQLSRAVREVFVSLYEAGLIYRGDYIVNWCPRCGTALSDLEVETEAESGSLWHIRYPGADGGPGVVVATTRPETLLGDTAVAVHPDDERHRALLGGKVILPILHRPIPVVGDSFVDPEFGTGAVKVTPAHDPNDFLAAQRLGLPAINIMDERGVLNENAGPYAGQDRFQAREAIVRQLAAEGLLVKTVPHSVPLGRCQRCQTVVEPRLSRQWFVKMAPLAEPAIKAVEDGRIVFVPASTAKTYFEWMRNIRDWCISRQLWWGHRIPAWTCGACSRLTVARQDPATCPHCGGKELTQESDVLDTWFSSALFPFSTLGWPDQTRDLERYYPNNVMMTGFDIIFFWVARMIVMGLRFKDDVPFRRVFFNGLVRDDKGVKMSKTRGNDVDPLELVAKHGTDAVRFTLTALAAPGTDPSLSEARLLGYKAFVNKLWNASRFVLMNLDGDRAPYSFSQLPLASQWILGELNNTAGLVQEALEEFRFDLAANTLYHFVWSELCDWYIEISKVLLADPKHGPETRTVLLEVLEGSLRLLHPIMPYVTEEIWQRLPHDGDSIMVAPFPQRRELALAGKRMSDLIDLVTAIRTIRATYEVDPKRRIDVTLLAPAATGFAFLEEQRPLISALCRIEHLRIVSQAARSRQTIVQPVGEFEIHIPMAGLFDLAAERSRLTKERLKIDGELGSLSARLGNPQFVERAKPEVVEESRARVAELEARKRRVEEMLRELGGEAQ
- the nadC gene encoding carboxylating nicotinate-nucleotide diphosphorylase, which gives rise to MTLELPDVAALVRRALAEDLGGRDLTTEAVVPPDLRARGVLLAKQDLVVSGLDAAGATFQALDGTMSFAPRAGEGERVPAGSILALVSGPARGILTGERVALNFLQRLSGVATLTRRFVEAVAGTGVRIRDTRKTTPFLRALEKRAVGAGGGEAHRADLAAGILVKDNHVRLAGGVAEATRRAVAEAGARPVEVEVERIEQIEDALGAGATMLLLDNFTAPDVRRAVALIGHRVPVEVSGGVTLATVRSYAEAGPDYIAVGALTHSAPAADISLEIEGA
- a CDS encoding biotin--[acetyl-CoA-carboxylase] ligase, producing MTTTTERLRGFLQARGGAWTGPIEHFPSLGSTNDLLKERARAGAPEWSVLLADEQTAGRGRQGHAWASPPGGLYLSVLMRPRFRPGGLIPLAAGVAVADALADQGLSAQLKWPNDVLIGERKLGGILAESAAGVAGLEWVVVGVGINLELPPAGLPAGVRATATSFRAETGTACDAAALGAGVLAGLAVWYDDLIRGEPAALLAAWRARSVPWWGRAVEARSAAGAAIRGLARDVDEGGALLLELEDGSRVPVIAGEVRELRLRDPGSR
- a CDS encoding type III pantothenate kinase; this translates as MLLTIDVGNTNTVLGLHQGAELKAHWRLTTRREQTADEYGILVRNLFATSDLAPGQIEGVALASVVPPLTPVLVALSREYLGHDPLVIEPGVRTGMPILYEPPGDVGADRIVNGVAAFAAYGGPVIVVDFGTATTFDVVTKKGEYAGGVICPGIGISADALFQRAARLPRVDVRHPGRVVGKSTVGSIQSGLYFGYAEMVEGLIRRIRTELQEPVKAVATGGLAETLAGDIPSIEAVDPVLTLTGLRLIWDRNRTPAR